One part of the Prionailurus bengalensis isolate Pbe53 chromosome B2, Fcat_Pben_1.1_paternal_pri, whole genome shotgun sequence genome encodes these proteins:
- the LOC122489261 gene encoding 60S ribosomal protein L39-like, whose product MSSHKTFRIKRFLDKKQKQNHPVPHWIWMKTGNKIRYNSERKHWRRTRPGQ is encoded by the coding sequence ATGTCTTCCCACAAGACTTTCAGGATCAAGCGATTCCTggacaagaaacaaaagcagaatcatCCTGTTCCCCACTGGATTTGGATGAAAACTGGTAATAAAATCAGGTACAACTCTGAGAGGAAGCATTGGAGAAGGACCAGGCCGGGTCAATAA